One genomic region from Drosophila subpulchrella strain 33 F10 #4 breed RU33 chromosome 2R, RU_Dsub_v1.1 Primary Assembly, whole genome shotgun sequence encodes:
- the LOC119551929 gene encoding protein NDRG3 isoform X11 produces the protein MPQSEGGYVSLPAVNGNGGAIYQSTTEPTAPPSVFESVKRAIGQAIKSSPTDSEELLRSERLPVIVGSSRDRDKSGKTLTTKMPSAPTHTAEEAHLLGTMPVDPMDDIELRSVQLQFPNARGSILEACEQRRVPTDKGDVHVAIQGDTAKPAIVTYHDLGLNYATSFAGFFNFPVMRGLLENFCVYHVTAPGQEEGAPTLPEDYVYPTMDDLAAQLLFVLSHFGLKSVIGFGVGAGANILARFAHAHPDKVGALCLINCVSTQSGWIEWGYQSFNARFLRTKGMTQGVIDYLMWHHFGRNPEERNHDLVQMYKQHFERGVNPTNLAMLINAYIHRNDLHLARTPPGTPGTETAATTLKMPVINITGSLSPHVDDTVTFNGRLDPTNSSWMKISDCALVLEEQPAKLAEAFRLFLQGEGYVSEKPQ, from the exons ATGCCACAGTCAGAGGGCGGCTATGTATCGCTGCCGGCCGTCAATGGCAATGGCGGTGCCATCTATCAGTCGACCACAGAGCCCACGGCCCCGCCCTCCGTCTTCGAGAGCGTGAAGCGGGCTATTGGCCAGGCCATCAAGTCCTCGCCCACCGACAGCGAGGAGCTGCTCCGCTCGGAGCGCCTGCCGGTCATCGTCGGCAGCTCCAG AGACCGCGACAAATCCGGTAAGACACTGACCACCAAGATGCCGTCAGCTCCAACACACACTGCCGAGGAGGCACACCTGCTGGG CACAATGCCCGTTGATCCCATGGATGACATCGAACTGCGCTCCGTGCAGCTGCAATTCCCCAATGCCCGCGGCTCCATCCTGGAGGCCTGCGAACAGCGACGCGTGCCCACGGACAAGGGCGATGTCCATGTGGCCATACAGGGCGATACGGCCAAGCCGGCCATCGTCACCTACCACGATTTGGGACTCAACT ACGCCACCAGCTTTGCTGGATTCTTCAACTTTCCAGTGATGCGAGGTTTGCTGGAGAACTTCTGTGTTTACCATGTGACGGCTCCTGGCCAGGAGGAGGGTGCCCCCACTTTGCCAGAGGA CTACGTGTATCCGACCATGGATGATCTGGCCGCACAGCTGCTGTTCGTGCTCTCCCACTTTGGCCTGAAGTCGGTGATTGGATTCGGCGTTGGTGCCGGAGCAAATATTCTGGCCCGTTTCGCCCACGCCCATCCGGACAAGGTGGGTGCTCTGTGCCTGATCAACTGCGTCTCCACGCAGTCGGGCTGGATCGAGTGGGGCTACCAGAGCTTCAATGCCCGTTTCTTGCGCACCAAGGGCATGACACAGGGCGTTATCGATTACCTGATGTGGCACCATTTCGGACGCAATCCGGAGGAGCGCAATCACGACCTGGTGCAGATGTATAAGCAGCACTTTGAGCGAGGCGTTAACCCGACCAATCTGGCCATGCTGATCAACGCGTACATCCATCGCAACGACCTGCATCTGGCGCGCACTCCGCCAGGAACTCCGGGCACCGAGACGGCGGCCACCACGCTGAAGATGCCGGTGATCAATATCACGGGCTCGCTATCGCCACACGTAGACGATACGGTGACCTTCAACGGCCGCCTGGACCCCACAAACTCATCCTGGATGAAG ATTTCCGATTGCGCTTTGGTGCTGGAGGAGCAGCCGGCCAAATTGGCCGAGGCCTTCCGGCTCTTCTTGCAGGGCGAGGGCTACG TGTCCGAGAAACCTCAGTAG
- the LOC119551929 gene encoding protein NDRG3 isoform X10, whose translation MPQSEGGYVSLPAVNGNGGAIYQSTTEPTAPPSVFESVKRAIGQAIKSSPTDSEELLRSERLPVIVGSSRISFRDRDKSGKTLTTKMPSAPTHTAEEAHLLGTMPVDPMDDIELRSVQLQFPNARGSILEACEQRRVPTDKGDVHVAIQGDTAKPAIVTYHDLGLNYATSFAGFFNFPVMRGLLENFCVYHVTAPGQEEGAPTLPEDYVYPTMDDLAAQLLFVLSHFGLKSVIGFGVGAGANILARFAHAHPDKVGALCLINCVSTQSGWIEWGYQSFNARFLRTKGMTQGVIDYLMWHHFGRNPEERNHDLVQMYKQHFERGVNPTNLAMLINAYIHRNDLHLARTPPGTPGTETAATTLKMPVINITGSLSPHVDDTVTFNGRLDPTNSSWMKISDCALVLEEQPAKLAEAFRLFLQGEGYVSEKPQ comes from the exons ATGCCACAGTCAGAGGGCGGCTATGTATCGCTGCCGGCCGTCAATGGCAATGGCGGTGCCATCTATCAGTCGACCACAGAGCCCACGGCCCCGCCCTCCGTCTTCGAGAGCGTGAAGCGGGCTATTGGCCAGGCCATCAAGTCCTCGCCCACCGACAGCGAGGAGCTGCTCCGCTCGGAGCGCCTGCCGGTCATCGTCGGCAGCTCCAG AATCTCTTTCAGAGACCGCGACAAATCCGGTAAGACACTGACCACCAAGATGCCGTCAGCTCCAACACACACTGCCGAGGAGGCACACCTGCTGGG CACAATGCCCGTTGATCCCATGGATGACATCGAACTGCGCTCCGTGCAGCTGCAATTCCCCAATGCCCGCGGCTCCATCCTGGAGGCCTGCGAACAGCGACGCGTGCCCACGGACAAGGGCGATGTCCATGTGGCCATACAGGGCGATACGGCCAAGCCGGCCATCGTCACCTACCACGATTTGGGACTCAACT ACGCCACCAGCTTTGCTGGATTCTTCAACTTTCCAGTGATGCGAGGTTTGCTGGAGAACTTCTGTGTTTACCATGTGACGGCTCCTGGCCAGGAGGAGGGTGCCCCCACTTTGCCAGAGGA CTACGTGTATCCGACCATGGATGATCTGGCCGCACAGCTGCTGTTCGTGCTCTCCCACTTTGGCCTGAAGTCGGTGATTGGATTCGGCGTTGGTGCCGGAGCAAATATTCTGGCCCGTTTCGCCCACGCCCATCCGGACAAGGTGGGTGCTCTGTGCCTGATCAACTGCGTCTCCACGCAGTCGGGCTGGATCGAGTGGGGCTACCAGAGCTTCAATGCCCGTTTCTTGCGCACCAAGGGCATGACACAGGGCGTTATCGATTACCTGATGTGGCACCATTTCGGACGCAATCCGGAGGAGCGCAATCACGACCTGGTGCAGATGTATAAGCAGCACTTTGAGCGAGGCGTTAACCCGACCAATCTGGCCATGCTGATCAACGCGTACATCCATCGCAACGACCTGCATCTGGCGCGCACTCCGCCAGGAACTCCGGGCACCGAGACGGCGGCCACCACGCTGAAGATGCCGGTGATCAATATCACGGGCTCGCTATCGCCACACGTAGACGATACGGTGACCTTCAACGGCCGCCTGGACCCCACAAACTCATCCTGGATGAAG ATTTCCGATTGCGCTTTGGTGCTGGAGGAGCAGCCGGCCAAATTGGCCGAGGCCTTCCGGCTCTTCTTGCAGGGCGAGGGCTACG TGTCCGAGAAACCTCAGTAG
- the LOC119551929 gene encoding protein NDRG3 isoform X7, whose amino-acid sequence MPQSEGGYVSLPAVNGNGGAIYQSTTEPTAPPSVFESVKRAIGQAIKSSPTDSEELLRSERLPVIVGSSRISFRDRDKSGKTLTTKMPSAPTHTAEEAHLLGTMPVDPMDDIELRSVQLQFPNARGSILEACEQRRVPTDKGDVHVAIQGDTAKPAIVTYHDLGLNYATSFAGFFNFPVMRGLLENFCVYHVTAPGQEEGAPTLPEDYVYPTMDDLAAQLLFVLSHFGLKSVIGFGVGAGANILARFAHAHPDKVGALCLINCVSTQSGWIEWGYQSFNARFLRTKGMTQGVIDYLMWHHFGRNPEERNHDLVQMYKQHFERGVNPTNLAMLINAYIHRNDLHLARTPPGTPGTETAATTLKMPVINITGSLSPHVDDTVTFNGRLDPTNSSWMKISDCALVLEEQPAKLAEAFRLFLQGEGYAKYFRPEDWDYVQLSSLI is encoded by the exons ATGCCACAGTCAGAGGGCGGCTATGTATCGCTGCCGGCCGTCAATGGCAATGGCGGTGCCATCTATCAGTCGACCACAGAGCCCACGGCCCCGCCCTCCGTCTTCGAGAGCGTGAAGCGGGCTATTGGCCAGGCCATCAAGTCCTCGCCCACCGACAGCGAGGAGCTGCTCCGCTCGGAGCGCCTGCCGGTCATCGTCGGCAGCTCCAG AATCTCTTTCAGAGACCGCGACAAATCCGGTAAGACACTGACCACCAAGATGCCGTCAGCTCCAACACACACTGCCGAGGAGGCACACCTGCTGGG CACAATGCCCGTTGATCCCATGGATGACATCGAACTGCGCTCCGTGCAGCTGCAATTCCCCAATGCCCGCGGCTCCATCCTGGAGGCCTGCGAACAGCGACGCGTGCCCACGGACAAGGGCGATGTCCATGTGGCCATACAGGGCGATACGGCCAAGCCGGCCATCGTCACCTACCACGATTTGGGACTCAACT ACGCCACCAGCTTTGCTGGATTCTTCAACTTTCCAGTGATGCGAGGTTTGCTGGAGAACTTCTGTGTTTACCATGTGACGGCTCCTGGCCAGGAGGAGGGTGCCCCCACTTTGCCAGAGGA CTACGTGTATCCGACCATGGATGATCTGGCCGCACAGCTGCTGTTCGTGCTCTCCCACTTTGGCCTGAAGTCGGTGATTGGATTCGGCGTTGGTGCCGGAGCAAATATTCTGGCCCGTTTCGCCCACGCCCATCCGGACAAGGTGGGTGCTCTGTGCCTGATCAACTGCGTCTCCACGCAGTCGGGCTGGATCGAGTGGGGCTACCAGAGCTTCAATGCCCGTTTCTTGCGCACCAAGGGCATGACACAGGGCGTTATCGATTACCTGATGTGGCACCATTTCGGACGCAATCCGGAGGAGCGCAATCACGACCTGGTGCAGATGTATAAGCAGCACTTTGAGCGAGGCGTTAACCCGACCAATCTGGCCATGCTGATCAACGCGTACATCCATCGCAACGACCTGCATCTGGCGCGCACTCCGCCAGGAACTCCGGGCACCGAGACGGCGGCCACCACGCTGAAGATGCCGGTGATCAATATCACGGGCTCGCTATCGCCACACGTAGACGATACGGTGACCTTCAACGGCCGCCTGGACCCCACAAACTCATCCTGGATGAAG ATTTCCGATTGCGCTTTGGTGCTGGAGGAGCAGCCGGCCAAATTGGCCGAGGCCTTCCGGCTCTTCTTGCAGGGCGAGGGCTACG CCAAGTACTTCAGACCCGAAGACTGGGACTATGTGCAGTTGAGCAGCTTAATCTAG
- the LOC119551929 gene encoding protein NDRG3 isoform X9: MPQSEGGYVSLPAVNGNGGAIYQSTTEPTAPPSVFESVKRAIGQAIKSSPTDSEELLRSERLPVIVGSSRDRDKSGKTLTTKMPSAPTHTAEEAHLLGTMPVDPMDDIELRSVQLQFPNARGSILEACEQRRVPTDKGDVHVAIQGDTAKPAIVTYHDLGLNYATSFAGFFNFPVMRGLLENFCVYHVTAPGQEEGAPTLPEDYVYPTMDDLAAQLLFVLSHFGLKSVIGFGVGAGANILARFAHAHPDKVGALCLINCVSTQSGWIEWGYQSFNARFLRTKGMTQGVIDYLMWHHFGRNPEERNHDLVQMYKQHFERGVNPTNLAMLINAYIHRNDLHLARTPPGTPGTETAATTLKMPVINITGSLSPHVDDTVTFNGRLDPTNSSWMKISDCALVLEEQPAKLAEAFRLFLQGEGYAKYFRPEDWDYVQLSSLI; encoded by the exons ATGCCACAGTCAGAGGGCGGCTATGTATCGCTGCCGGCCGTCAATGGCAATGGCGGTGCCATCTATCAGTCGACCACAGAGCCCACGGCCCCGCCCTCCGTCTTCGAGAGCGTGAAGCGGGCTATTGGCCAGGCCATCAAGTCCTCGCCCACCGACAGCGAGGAGCTGCTCCGCTCGGAGCGCCTGCCGGTCATCGTCGGCAGCTCCAG AGACCGCGACAAATCCGGTAAGACACTGACCACCAAGATGCCGTCAGCTCCAACACACACTGCCGAGGAGGCACACCTGCTGGG CACAATGCCCGTTGATCCCATGGATGACATCGAACTGCGCTCCGTGCAGCTGCAATTCCCCAATGCCCGCGGCTCCATCCTGGAGGCCTGCGAACAGCGACGCGTGCCCACGGACAAGGGCGATGTCCATGTGGCCATACAGGGCGATACGGCCAAGCCGGCCATCGTCACCTACCACGATTTGGGACTCAACT ACGCCACCAGCTTTGCTGGATTCTTCAACTTTCCAGTGATGCGAGGTTTGCTGGAGAACTTCTGTGTTTACCATGTGACGGCTCCTGGCCAGGAGGAGGGTGCCCCCACTTTGCCAGAGGA CTACGTGTATCCGACCATGGATGATCTGGCCGCACAGCTGCTGTTCGTGCTCTCCCACTTTGGCCTGAAGTCGGTGATTGGATTCGGCGTTGGTGCCGGAGCAAATATTCTGGCCCGTTTCGCCCACGCCCATCCGGACAAGGTGGGTGCTCTGTGCCTGATCAACTGCGTCTCCACGCAGTCGGGCTGGATCGAGTGGGGCTACCAGAGCTTCAATGCCCGTTTCTTGCGCACCAAGGGCATGACACAGGGCGTTATCGATTACCTGATGTGGCACCATTTCGGACGCAATCCGGAGGAGCGCAATCACGACCTGGTGCAGATGTATAAGCAGCACTTTGAGCGAGGCGTTAACCCGACCAATCTGGCCATGCTGATCAACGCGTACATCCATCGCAACGACCTGCATCTGGCGCGCACTCCGCCAGGAACTCCGGGCACCGAGACGGCGGCCACCACGCTGAAGATGCCGGTGATCAATATCACGGGCTCGCTATCGCCACACGTAGACGATACGGTGACCTTCAACGGCCGCCTGGACCCCACAAACTCATCCTGGATGAAG ATTTCCGATTGCGCTTTGGTGCTGGAGGAGCAGCCGGCCAAATTGGCCGAGGCCTTCCGGCTCTTCTTGCAGGGCGAGGGCTACG CCAAGTACTTCAGACCCGAAGACTGGGACTATGTGCAGTTGAGCAGCTTAATCTAG